The Paenibacillus sp. RUD330 genome has a segment encoding these proteins:
- a CDS encoding (Fe-S)-binding protein: protein MAGQLINLILFLALTGCGIYLFYRAVYHRWLYMKLGKKTAVPLKGEGRWGEFLSQVFGQTKLLKDPRSGIMHVVIFYGFVILQFGALDLIIKGLTAGKHHLPVPGYDWFSLMQETTVFAILAAMGYAAYRRYGEKLARLKRGWKPSIVVFFIFGLMASVLFSLAFERIWLGMAFSGYAPITSLMAEGMQGIGAGAAHVLFMASWWAHLAILLAFLVYVPQSKHFHILTAPVNIYLRKQEPAGRLSRIDLEDEEAESFGVGKIEEFNQKQMLDFYACVECGRCTNVCPASNTGKALSPMHMIVKLRDHLIDKGAAVTGKSPWVPEFAFGTGSAGGGRAHAFVPRSAEMPGSLLEMAGGSAEEVAAGAEASASVAWQDPGGAITDIRPTIGWQKASWHEEERSPQEVELIGEVMTEDEIWACTTCRNCEDQCPVGNEHVDKIIDLRRHLVLMQGSVPHEGQRAMQNIERQGNPWGINRNDRVKWTGDVEGVSVPLVKENPEFDYLFFVGSMGSYDLRSRKISRAVARLLNESGIRFAILGNEERNSGDTPRRMGNEMLFQQLCMENIETFRKHGVTKIVTACPHTFNTLKNEYPDFGLEGVEVLHHTQLLDRLLKEGKLQPKHEVNERITYHDSCYLGRYNNVYDEPRDVLRAIPGVELVEMARSRENGMCCGAGGGMMWMEETAGKRVNLARTEQALEVNPTLISSACPYCLTMLEDGTKLKEVDDKVKARDIAEILEEAVFGRAGSAPAGSEGMAV from the coding sequence ATGGCAGGACAGCTGATCAATCTCATCTTGTTTTTGGCACTGACGGGCTGCGGAATCTATCTGTTCTACAGGGCGGTCTACCACCGCTGGCTTTATATGAAGCTGGGGAAAAAGACAGCCGTTCCTCTCAAGGGAGAGGGCAGATGGGGCGAGTTCCTGTCTCAGGTATTCGGCCAGACGAAGCTGCTCAAGGATCCGCGCAGCGGCATCATGCATGTCGTCATCTTTTATGGATTCGTCATTCTGCAATTCGGAGCGCTCGACCTGATCATCAAGGGCCTGACGGCAGGCAAGCACCATCTGCCGGTTCCCGGCTACGACTGGTTCAGCCTCATGCAGGAAACGACCGTATTTGCCATTCTGGCCGCAATGGGTTATGCGGCGTACCGCCGCTACGGCGAGAAGCTCGCCCGTCTGAAGAGAGGGTGGAAGCCGAGCATCGTCGTGTTCTTCATCTTCGGACTGATGGCATCCGTCCTGTTCTCCCTTGCATTCGAGCGGATCTGGCTCGGCATGGCATTTTCCGGCTATGCGCCGATCACCTCGCTGATGGCTGAAGGCATGCAAGGAATCGGAGCCGGAGCCGCGCATGTGCTCTTCATGGCATCCTGGTGGGCGCATCTGGCCATCCTGCTCGCGTTTCTCGTGTACGTGCCTCAGTCGAAGCATTTCCATATCCTCACCGCGCCGGTCAACATCTATCTGCGCAAGCAGGAGCCGGCCGGAAGGCTGAGCAGGATCGATCTGGAGGACGAGGAAGCGGAATCGTTCGGCGTCGGCAAGATCGAGGAGTTCAATCAGAAGCAGATGCTCGACTTCTATGCCTGCGTGGAATGCGGCCGCTGCACGAATGTGTGCCCCGCGTCGAATACCGGCAAGGCTCTCTCTCCGATGCACATGATCGTGAAGCTCCGCGACCACTTGATCGACAAGGGAGCGGCCGTCACCGGCAAATCTCCTTGGGTTCCCGAATTCGCCTTCGGCACGGGAAGCGCCGGAGGAGGCAGGGCGCATGCCTTTGTCCCGCGTTCGGCGGAAATGCCCGGCTCGCTGCTCGAGATGGCCGGAGGAAGCGCGGAGGAGGTGGCGGCCGGCGCGGAAGCATCGGCTTCCGTCGCTTGGCAGGATCCCGGCGGCGCCATCACGGACATCCGGCCGACGATCGGCTGGCAGAAGGCTTCCTGGCATGAGGAGGAGCGCAGTCCGCAGGAGGTCGAGCTCATCGGCGAAGTGATGACCGAAGACGAGATCTGGGCGTGCACGACATGCCGCAACTGCGAGGACCAATGTCCGGTCGGCAACGAGCATGTCGACAAGATCATCGACCTGCGCCGCCATCTCGTCCTCATGCAGGGCAGCGTGCCGCATGAAGGCCAGCGCGCGATGCAGAACATCGAGCGCCAAGGCAATCCGTGGGGCATCAACCGCAACGACCGCGTGAAATGGACCGGAGACGTGGAAGGGGTCAGCGTGCCGCTCGTCAAGGAAAACCCGGAGTTCGACTATCTGTTCTTCGTCGGCTCCATGGGCTCCTACGATCTCCGCAGCCGCAAGATCTCGAGGGCTGTCGCCCGGCTGCTGAACGAATCCGGCATCCGCTTCGCGATTCTCGGCAACGAGGAGAGAAATTCCGGCGACACGCCGCGCCGCATGGGCAACGAGATGCTGTTCCAGCAGCTGTGCATGGAGAATATCGAGACGTTCCGGAAGCACGGCGTGACGAAGATCGTAACGGCATGCCCGCATACCTTCAACACGCTGAAAAACGAGTACCCGGACTTCGGTCTCGAAGGCGTGGAGGTGCTTCATCATACGCAGCTGCTCGACCGGCTGCTGAAGGAAGGCAAGCTGCAGCCGAAGCATGAGGTCAACGAGCGGATCACCTACCATGATTCCTGCTATCTGGGCCGCTACAACAACGTGTATGACGAGCCGCGCGATGTGCTGCGGGCCATTCCCGGCGTCGAGCTGGTGGAGATGGCGCGCAGCCGCGAGAACGGCATGTGCTGCGGAGCGGGCGGCGGCATGATGTGGATGGAGGAGACGGCCGGCAAGCGGGTCAATCTGGCGCGCACCGAGCAGGCGCTGGAAGTGAATCCGACGCTGATCAGCAGCGCGTGCCCGTACTGCCTGACGATGCTGGAGGACGGCACGAAGCTGAAGGAAGTCGATGACAAGGTGAAGGCGCGCGACATCGCCGAGATTCTCGAGGAAGCCGTATTCGGACGCGCCGGCAGCGCTCCGGCCGGCAGCGAAGGGATGGCCGTATAA
- a CDS encoding TetR/AcrR family transcriptional regulator has product MTSRKPEKYYQILEAAQKVIAENGFHGSQVSKIAKEAGVADGTIYLYFKKKEDILISLFEERLGDLVGRFEARLEDTATAEEALRAICEIHYSVLEQNINLAYVTQIELRQSSLELRKAIGLTVRPYIQLIEQILEKGVREGAFRDNLDVKLTRHLIFGAMDEAVSSWLISGQKFSLTAQVDKTVEFFLHGLKK; this is encoded by the coding sequence ATGACAAGTAGGAAGCCGGAAAAATATTATCAGATCCTGGAAGCCGCCCAGAAAGTCATTGCCGAAAACGGGTTCCACGGCTCGCAGGTGTCGAAAATCGCCAAGGAGGCTGGAGTCGCCGACGGCACGATCTATTTATATTTCAAGAAGAAGGAAGATATCCTGATCTCCCTGTTCGAGGAAAGGCTCGGGGATCTGGTCGGACGGTTCGAAGCCCGGCTGGAGGACACGGCGACTGCCGAGGAAGCTCTGCGCGCCATATGCGAGATCCACTACTCCGTCCTGGAGCAGAACATCAATCTCGCGTACGTGACCCAGATCGAGCTGAGGCAGAGCTCGCTGGAGCTGCGCAAGGCGATCGGCCTGACCGTGCGGCCTTACATCCAGCTCATCGAGCAGATTCTGGAAAAAGGGGTGAGAGAAGGAGCGTTCCGGGACAATCTCGACGTCAAGCTGACCCGGCATCTTATATTCGGAGCGATGGATGAGGCGGTATCCTCTTGGCTCATATCCGGGCAGAAGTTCTCCCTGACGGCCCAAGTCGACAAAACCGTCGAATTTTTCCTGCATGGCCTCAAAAAATAA
- a CDS encoding electron transfer flavoprotein subunit beta/FixA family protein → MNIFCLLKQTFDTEERIVIQNGRVSDDGVKYVINPYDEYAVEEALQLREKHGGSVTVVSVGPARAAEALRSALAMGADEAVLISDERIESDEAGISYLLQAYLSKQAYDVILGGNFSVDTGGGQVAVRLAAGLDIPHAASITSLDIDGTAASVKRDAEGDTESLELTLPALFTAQQGLNEPRYPSLPNIMKAKKKPFQTLSLDDLGVDAAAIAPLTKRLSLSLPPERGAGQLIKGTPAEQAARLVELLRTEAKAI, encoded by the coding sequence ATGAACATTTTCTGCCTGCTGAAGCAAACCTTTGATACGGAAGAACGGATCGTGATCCAGAACGGCCGGGTTTCGGACGACGGCGTCAAATATGTCATCAACCCTTACGATGAATATGCGGTCGAGGAAGCGCTCCAGCTCCGGGAAAAGCACGGCGGATCGGTGACCGTCGTCTCCGTCGGCCCGGCCCGAGCAGCCGAAGCGCTCCGCTCGGCGCTGGCGATGGGAGCCGACGAAGCGGTGCTCATCTCCGACGAGCGCATCGAATCCGACGAAGCCGGAATCTCCTATCTGCTTCAAGCCTATCTGTCGAAGCAAGCCTATGACGTCATCCTCGGAGGCAACTTCTCCGTCGATACCGGCGGCGGCCAAGTTGCGGTCCGGCTTGCGGCGGGCCTGGACATTCCCCATGCCGCCTCCATCACGAGCCTTGACATCGACGGTACGGCCGCCAGCGTCAAGCGGGATGCCGAAGGAGACACGGAGTCCCTCGAGCTGACGCTTCCGGCGCTGTTCACCGCCCAGCAAGGCTTGAACGAGCCGCGCTACCCGTCGCTGCCGAATATCATGAAGGCGAAGAAAAAACCGTTCCAGACGCTTTCTCTGGACGATCTCGGCGTCGACGCCGCCGCCATCGCCCCGCTGACCAAGCGGCTGAGCCTCTCCCTGCCGCCCGAGCGCGGAGCCGGCCAGCTCATCAAGGGAACGCCGGCCGAGCAGGCCGCTCGCCTCGTCGAGCTGCTGCGCACGGAAGCCAAAGCGATCTGA
- a CDS encoding electron transfer flavoprotein subunit alpha/FixB family protein, which translates to MSQSVLVIAEIRAGKLRRVSLEAVHAANQSAGGAPVDAVIIGSGIIPAASELAAYVSGKVYAVDHPELASYNAPAYLAAVKGLLDELKPGRVFLGHTAEGKDLAPLVAAHLGAGQISDVIAVSDSAEGSLYTRPLYAGKAFEEKAFAGGAGVVTVRPNNLPPAELASAPAEVVDRDYAPASDLHSIVKDVVRKAGGKVDLSEAKIVISGGRGVKSSDGFKPLEELADVLGAAVGASRGACDAGYCDYALQIGQTGKVVTPEVYIACGISGAIQHLAGMSQSRVIIAINKDPEAPIFKVADYGIVGDLFEVVPLLTEEFRKVLA; encoded by the coding sequence ATGAGCCAATCCGTTCTTGTCATCGCCGAAATCCGCGCGGGAAAATTGCGCCGGGTATCGCTTGAAGCCGTCCATGCCGCCAACCAGTCCGCGGGCGGAGCTCCGGTCGACGCCGTCATCATCGGCAGCGGCATCATTCCAGCCGCCTCCGAGCTGGCCGCTTACGTCTCGGGCAAAGTCTACGCCGTCGATCATCCGGAGCTCGCCTCCTACAACGCTCCGGCTTATCTGGCGGCCGTCAAAGGCCTTCTCGACGAGCTGAAGCCCGGCCGCGTCTTCCTCGGCCATACCGCGGAAGGCAAGGATCTGGCGCCGCTTGTAGCCGCCCATCTCGGAGCCGGACAAATTTCCGATGTCATTGCTGTAAGCGATTCCGCGGAAGGATCTCTCTATACCCGTCCGCTCTACGCGGGCAAAGCCTTCGAGGAAAAAGCCTTCGCCGGCGGCGCCGGCGTCGTGACCGTCCGCCCGAACAACCTGCCGCCAGCCGAACTAGCCTCCGCGCCGGCCGAAGTGGTCGACCGCGACTACGCTCCAGCCTCCGATCTCCACTCGATCGTCAAGGACGTCGTGCGCAAAGCCGGCGGCAAGGTCGACCTGTCCGAGGCGAAGATCGTCATCTCGGGCGGACGCGGCGTGAAGAGCTCCGACGGCTTCAAGCCTCTCGAGGAGCTGGCCGATGTGCTCGGCGCCGCCGTCGGCGCTTCCCGCGGTGCCTGCGACGCCGGCTACTGCGACTACGCGCTGCAGATCGGCCAGACCGGCAAGGTCGTCACGCCGGAGGTCTACATCGCCTGCGGCATCAGCGGAGCCATCCAGCATCTGGCCGGCATGAGCCAGTCGCGCGTCATCATCGCGATCAACAAGGATCCGGAAGCTCCGATCTTCAAAGTCGCCGATTACGGCATCGTCGGCGACCTGTTCGAGGTCGTGCCTCTGCTGACGGAAGAATTCCGCAAAGTGCTCGCGTAG
- a CDS encoding SDR family oxidoreductase, with amino-acid sequence MGPFRPDLLKGKTVLVTGGATGLGRAMAEGFAAHGASIALAGRREEKLQEAAEAFREAGHDVFVQSCDVREPSSLSALADALDERFGGVDVLVNNAAGNFISPTERLSPRAVDAVLNIVLHGTFYATLEFGKRWIAAGRGGTMLNIVTTYAETGSGFVAPSAAAKAGVLALTRSLAVEWARYGIRQVAIAPGPFPTEGAWARLAPTPELAARMADRIPLKRVGDKQELADLAAFLVSDYASYLNGEVVTIDGGEWLQGAGQFNSLLEVTADQWDRLAELTRKGGKGQ; translated from the coding sequence ATGGGACCTTTTCGACCCGATCTGCTCAAAGGCAAAACCGTGCTCGTGACGGGCGGCGCGACCGGACTGGGACGCGCGATGGCGGAAGGCTTCGCCGCGCATGGAGCCTCCATCGCGCTCGCGGGACGGCGCGAGGAGAAGCTGCAGGAAGCGGCCGAGGCGTTCCGCGAGGCCGGCCATGACGTATTCGTCCAAAGCTGCGACGTCCGGGAGCCCTCTTCCCTATCCGCATTGGCGGATGCGCTGGACGAGCGCTTCGGAGGCGTCGACGTGCTCGTCAACAACGCCGCCGGCAACTTCATCAGTCCGACCGAGCGTCTCTCGCCCCGCGCCGTCGACGCCGTGCTGAACATCGTGCTGCACGGAACCTTCTATGCGACGCTTGAGTTCGGCAAGCGCTGGATCGCGGCCGGACGCGGCGGAACGATGCTGAACATCGTCACGACCTATGCCGAGACCGGCTCCGGGTTCGTGGCGCCGTCGGCCGCGGCCAAAGCCGGAGTGCTCGCTCTCACCCGCTCGCTGGCGGTGGAATGGGCGCGCTACGGCATCCGCCAGGTCGCCATCGCGCCAGGTCCGTTTCCGACGGAGGGCGCATGGGCAAGGCTGGCTCCGACGCCGGAGCTGGCCGCGCGGATGGCCGACCGCATTCCGCTCAAGCGTGTGGGCGACAAGCAAGAGCTTGCCGATCTGGCCGCATTCCTCGTCTCCGACTACGCCTCTTATCTCAACGGCGAGGTCGTCACGATCGACGGCGGCGAATGGCTCCAGGGCGCCGGACAGTTCAACAGCCTGCTGGAGGTGACGGCGGACCAATGGGACCGGCTTGCCGAGCTTACCCGCAAGGGCGGCAAAGGGCAATAA
- the mnmH gene encoding tRNA 2-selenouridine(34) synthase MnmH, giving the protein MFQDLTVQELRAKRDSGELVIIDVRSPSEYEESTIPGSINIPFFDDRERAEIGTLYKQVSVQDAKKRGLEIISAKLPAFIAQFAAIPQKKALFCWRGGMRSRTTATLLSLMDIHAYRLSGGFREYRRWVVETLAEFSFDQRAYVIHGNTGTGKTAILSELERRGYPVLDLEGMAGHRGSIFGQIGMRAHNQKTFESLLLERLIALRHSPYVLMEAESRRIGKCVLPEFLMEAKEAGIPIRVELPIGERIRHILEDYRPEEHKQQCMAAFRVIKPRIHTPVAAEIEQSILNDDFGRAAELLLTAYYDPRYEHGSDRYDSEKELFVQADSAVAALEPIIAALPSSGVPV; this is encoded by the coding sequence ATGTTTCAGGATTTGACCGTGCAAGAGCTGAGAGCGAAGAGGGATTCGGGAGAGCTCGTCATCATCGACGTCCGCTCCCCGTCCGAATACGAGGAGTCCACGATTCCCGGAAGCATCAACATACCCTTCTTCGACGACCGCGAGCGGGCGGAGATCGGCACGCTGTACAAGCAGGTCAGCGTCCAGGATGCGAAAAAGCGGGGGCTGGAGATCATTTCGGCCAAGCTGCCGGCATTCATCGCGCAGTTCGCTGCCATTCCCCAGAAGAAGGCCCTGTTCTGCTGGAGAGGGGGAATGCGGAGCCGGACGACGGCGACTTTGCTTTCCTTGATGGACATCCACGCTTACCGGCTGTCGGGCGGATTCCGCGAATACCGGCGCTGGGTCGTCGAGACGCTGGCGGAGTTCTCCTTCGATCAGCGCGCCTATGTCATTCACGGCAATACGGGAACGGGCAAGACGGCGATTCTGTCCGAGCTTGAACGCCGCGGCTATCCGGTGCTGGATCTGGAAGGGATGGCGGGGCATCGCGGCTCCATCTTCGGCCAGATCGGGATGCGCGCCCACAACCAGAAGACGTTCGAGTCGCTGCTGCTTGAGCGGCTGATCGCCCTGCGGCATTCGCCTTACGTCCTTATGGAGGCGGAAAGCCGCCGCATCGGCAAATGCGTGCTTCCCGAATTCCTCATGGAAGCCAAGGAAGCGGGAATTCCGATCCGGGTCGAGCTGCCGATCGGGGAGCGGATCCGGCATATTCTGGAGGATTACCGTCCGGAGGAGCACAAGCAGCAATGCATGGCCGCCTTCCGCGTCATCAAGCCGAGAATCCATACCCCTGTCGCGGCGGAGATCGAGCAGAGCATCCTGAACGATGACTTCGGCCGCGCCGCGGAGCTGCTGCTGACCGCTTATTACGATCCGCGCTACGAGCACGGCTCCGACCGGTATGACAGCGAAAAGGAACTTTTCGTGCAGGCCGACTCGGCCGTCGCCGCCCTGGAGCCGATCATCGCGGCGCTCCCGTCAAGCGGAGTTCCGGTCTAG
- the selD gene encoding selenide, water dikinase SelD — protein MPESNVIKLTSLSTKGGCGCKIGPSDLSEVLRQLPPALPNADLLVGLDTSDDAGVYRLSDELALVQTVDFFTPIVDDPYSFGQIAAANAISDIYAMGGKPLTALNIVAFPIATLDKSLLADILRGAADKLAEAGATLVGGHSIDDKEPKFGMAVTGLVHPGRVRTNAGSRPGDKLILTKPIGVGIYTTSIKKDRLTESDVAKVTSVMAALNRKAAEIMDGYDVRACTDVTGFGLLGHASEMAKGSRVGLNIRRSDVPVLPRTRELAEEGFVPGGTRNNYAHVQPAVTFGPELDELDRLILCDAVTSGGLLISVAGEEGDSLLGELLAAGLEAAVIGEAVDDHHGIIEVS, from the coding sequence ATGCCGGAATCCAATGTGATCAAATTGACCTCGCTCTCCACCAAAGGCGGCTGCGGCTGCAAAATCGGACCGTCCGACTTGTCGGAGGTGCTGAGGCAGCTGCCTCCGGCGCTGCCCAACGCCGATCTGCTCGTCGGGCTGGATACGAGCGACGATGCGGGCGTCTACCGGCTGAGCGACGAGCTCGCGCTCGTGCAGACGGTCGATTTCTTTACTCCGATCGTCGACGATCCGTATTCCTTCGGCCAGATCGCGGCCGCCAACGCCATCAGCGACATCTACGCGATGGGCGGCAAGCCGCTGACGGCGCTCAATATCGTCGCCTTTCCGATCGCGACGCTCGACAAAAGCCTCCTCGCCGATATTCTCCGCGGAGCCGCCGACAAGCTGGCTGAAGCGGGCGCTACGCTCGTCGGGGGCCATTCCATCGACGACAAGGAGCCCAAGTTCGGCATGGCCGTCACCGGTCTCGTCCATCCCGGACGCGTCCGCACGAATGCCGGCTCCCGTCCGGGAGACAAGCTCATCCTGACGAAGCCGATCGGGGTAGGCATCTATACGACGTCGATCAAGAAAGACCGGCTGACGGAAAGCGATGTCGCCAAGGTGACTTCCGTCATGGCGGCGCTCAACCGCAAGGCGGCCGAAATCATGGACGGCTACGACGTCCGCGCCTGCACCGATGTGACCGGCTTCGGGCTGCTCGGCCATGCTTCGGAGATGGCCAAAGGAAGCCGAGTCGGCCTGAACATCAGGCGCAGCGACGTTCCGGTCCTGCCGCGCACCCGCGAGCTCGCCGAAGAAGGCTTCGTTCCGGGCGGAACGAGAAACAACTATGCGCATGTGCAGCCGGCGGTCACGTTCGGTCCGGAGCTCGACGAGCTCGACCGCCTCATCCTGTGCGACGCGGTGACTTCGGGAGGACTCCTCATTTCCGTTGCCGGAGAAGAAGGGGATTCCCTGCTCGGCGAGCTGCTTGCGGCAGGCCTTGAGGCGGCTGTCATCGGAGAAGCGGTCGACGACCATCACGGCATCATCGAAGTATCGTAA
- a CDS encoding permease, with translation MSGKKAAWLAVAFILITVAGLTYVKWWPYYGKALKAITDHTIGSSILTGGSESIPSPSWQSAWDYAQAYYKAVWKAAVLGILLGSLVQVLIPSGWLLRVLGGRSFKSTAIGGLASLPGMMCSCCAAPIAVGLRKKNVSAGAALAFWLGNPLLNPATLIFMTFVLTWKFTLLRLLFGIAITFGVSYFANRFVKDAAIPEDQVLSAVPAEDDRPFWLRWLRSLGHMLLNVVPAYIIAVLLLGAARAWLFPSLGEGTGMTILTLLLFAIAGTLFVIPTAAEIPIVQAFTSLGFGASAAGALLITLPAVSLPSLLMIRRAFPAKVLGLVFGSVVVAGVLSGIIGSFFL, from the coding sequence ATGAGCGGCAAAAAGGCCGCCTGGCTTGCTGTCGCATTCATTCTGATCACCGTCGCCGGCCTGACATATGTAAAATGGTGGCCTTATTACGGTAAAGCGTTGAAAGCCATCACGGACCATACGATCGGCAGCTCGATCCTGACCGGGGGCTCGGAGAGCATTCCGTCTCCGTCCTGGCAATCCGCCTGGGACTATGCCCAAGCTTATTATAAGGCGGTCTGGAAGGCGGCCGTGCTCGGCATTCTGCTCGGCTCCCTCGTCCAGGTGCTGATTCCGTCGGGCTGGCTGCTCCGCGTTCTCGGCGGACGCAGCTTCAAGAGCACGGCCATCGGCGGCCTCGCCTCGCTGCCCGGCATGATGTGCTCCTGCTGCGCCGCTCCGATCGCTGTCGGCCTGCGCAAGAAAAACGTCTCCGCCGGCGCCGCCCTCGCCTTCTGGCTCGGCAATCCGCTGCTGAATCCGGCGACGCTCATCTTCATGACGTTCGTGCTCACGTGGAAATTCACGCTGCTGCGCCTGCTGTTCGGCATCGCCATCACCTTCGGCGTGAGCTACTTCGCGAACCGCTTCGTCAAGGACGCCGCCATCCCGGAGGATCAGGTGCTCTCCGCCGTGCCCGCCGAGGACGACCGTCCGTTCTGGCTGCGCTGGCTGCGAAGCCTCGGCCACATGCTGCTTAACGTCGTGCCGGCTTACATCATCGCCGTTCTGCTGCTCGGCGCCGCCCGCGCCTGGCTGTTCCCGAGCCTCGGCGAAGGGACCGGCATGACGATCCTGACGCTGCTTCTGTTCGCAATCGCAGGCACGCTGTTCGTCATTCCGACCGCAGCCGAGATTCCGATCGTGCAGGCGTTCACCTCCCTCGGCTTCGGCGCCAGCGCCGCCGGCGCGCTCCTCATCACGCTGCCCGCCGTCAGCCTGCCGTCGCTCCTGATGATCCGCCGCGCATTCCCGGCCAAAGTATTAGGGCTCGTCTTCGGGTCGGTCGTCGTCGCAGGCGTGCTGAGCGGCATCATCGGCTCCTTCTTCCTATAG
- a CDS encoding PDZ domain-containing protein codes for MGKSSRWYAASLIAAAVVSVCGELIWIGDPLRLGSYYWMDLIQILSRIAAVIPLMWAAGAYSSWLQRGRSWLGVINLLAVAGGILTGLLLLTRPDRFEAAAAAAAATGALILVDALVSERARRGGFPWRSLTTALAAAAIGAFLFYPTSYGVTTPGFTMNMNRYAHIQGGTDRGSLEGVLVIERPAFPVDWIYAELFPHLHLEKRDTSISLGEIQRQVFIQRAGANDVGTAVALKKLGLGRGVIPTGVQVLSLLKDSPAEGRLEPGDVLTGLNGKEIGTTAMLAKAMSSVKPGDTVRVGLKRGNQELSADIGTRENPEQPGRAAFGIQVQDRTTADLTRQADYRSYLVYQGGPSHGAMLALTVIDQLTPGGITYGNRVAGTGTLDGNGNVGEIGGIEQKAYTVARAGADVFFVPQGQEQDARKGSASLEIVPVRTLDDMLSWLKAHPKK; via the coding sequence ATGGGCAAAAGCTCCCGCTGGTACGCAGCATCCCTGATCGCCGCAGCGGTTGTTTCAGTTTGTGGAGAACTGATCTGGATCGGGGATCCCTTGCGGCTGGGCAGCTATTATTGGATGGATCTGATCCAGATCCTGTCCCGCATCGCCGCGGTCATTCCTCTGATGTGGGCTGCCGGCGCTTATTCCTCCTGGCTCCAGAGGGGAAGAAGCTGGCTTGGCGTCATTAATCTGCTCGCCGTTGCCGGAGGCATCCTGACAGGGCTGCTGCTGCTTACGCGGCCGGACCGCTTCGAGGCTGCCGCTGCCGCAGCGGCGGCTACCGGAGCTCTCATCCTCGTCGACGCTCTTGTGAGCGAGCGCGCAAGACGGGGTGGCTTCCCATGGAGATCGCTGACGACCGCCTTGGCAGCGGCGGCGATCGGAGCGTTCCTTTTTTACCCGACGTCCTATGGCGTCACCACTCCGGGATTCACGATGAACATGAACCGCTACGCCCATATCCAAGGCGGCACGGACAGAGGGAGCCTGGAAGGCGTGCTGGTCATCGAGCGTCCGGCTTTTCCGGTGGACTGGATCTACGCCGAACTGTTCCCTCATTTGCATCTTGAAAAGAGGGATACGAGCATTTCGCTGGGTGAGATCCAAAGGCAGGTGTTCATTCAGCGGGCAGGCGCCAACGATGTCGGAACCGCCGTCGCGCTCAAGAAGCTCGGACTCGGCCGAGGAGTGATTCCGACCGGGGTCCAAGTGCTCTCCTTGCTCAAGGACAGTCCCGCTGAGGGGCGGCTTGAGCCCGGCGATGTGCTGACCGGCTTGAACGGCAAGGAGATCGGCACGACGGCCATGCTGGCGAAGGCCATGAGCTCCGTCAAACCGGGCGATACGGTCCGGGTAGGGCTGAAGCGGGGCAATCAGGAGCTGTCGGCGGATATCGGGACGAGGGAGAATCCCGAGCAGCCGGGCCGCGCGGCATTCGGCATCCAGGTGCAGGACCGGACGACGGCCGATCTGACGAGACAGGCCGACTACCGCTCCTATCTCGTCTACCAGGGAGGTCCGTCGCATGGGGCGATGCTGGCGTTGACGGTCATCGACCAGCTGACTCCGGGAGGCATTACGTACGGCAACCGGGTGGCCGGCACCGGCACGCTGGACGGGAACGGGAACGTAGGGGAGATCGGCGGCATCGAGCAGAAGGCCTATACGGTCGCACGAGCAGGCGCGGATGTGTTCTTCGTCCCGCAAGGCCAGGAGCAGGATGCCCGCAAGGGCAGCGCCTCGCTGGAGATCGTGCCCGTCCGCACACTCGACGACATGCTGTCCTGGCTCAAAGCCCATCCGAAGAAATGA